In the genome of candidate division WOR-3 bacterium, the window GAACTCGTCCGGCGGGCTAGGCGTAGCCACTGCGGCGTCACGGCACAGGTAGTGTCTGAGCATGTACTGGGACAGCAGGTCAACGAAGATGATACGGTCTGGTGGAACCGTCTCACGAATGCGGCTGATTGCCGCTCTGATCAACCCGCGGCGCTGGTTGGTTGGATGGATGCGGTCGGGGGCTGGTCTGGCAGTGGCAATCCAGGCCGGCACGAGTAGCGCGCTAGCACCAAGCACCGGCAATATGCGCCGCGCGGTAAGCAGGGAGGAGATGTAGCCCAGGCACGCCGCCACCGGAAGAAACAGCACGGCGTCGTGACGCGAGCCTCCGTATGGATACGCGCGACCGATGGCTGCGATGCACGCGACGACAAACGGCAGCAGCACGACTAGTCCGAATGTGCGATGCTGCGCGCGGCCGCCAGCGCCTCGGCAACCGAGCACGAATAGCAGTCCTGCGGTAGCTGGCAACATCGTTGCCCCGATGACTCCGGCCGCAGGCAGACCGGTCAGATAGCGAAAGAAGGCAACGGTCTGCCTGGCCGTAAAGATGAAAAGATTGTCCTCGCCCGGTCGGAAGTAGTGCCCCCGGAGCCAATTCTCTCTGGCGTACAGATCAGCGGGACTGCCGCGTATAGCCGAGAATTGAACAAGGTAGCCGTAGGCCGCCAACACCGCGATCGTGATCTGGCCGGCAACCCAAGCCGCGGTGACGGCTACCGGCTGCCGCTCGGACAGGAGGCGAAGGATGCCGTACGTACCGAGTGCGATCAACAGCCAGACGGCGGAGGCGTGGCTGGCAAGGGCTAGTATGAAGCAAAGTCCGGAGAACGCCATGGCCTTAGCCGACCGGCGCTGGAAGGCGAGTTCCAGCAGGAGTAGGCCAGCCGACGCGAACATGAGCAGGAACGGGTACTGACGCACCTCGACGAGCAAGGCCACAGGGGTTGGCGCAAACGCCAGCATGATGACTCCAGCCATGCCAGCGGTCCGGTTGAATACCGCTGAAAGCCAGCGGAACACAAACCACAGTGCGGCCGTACCGGCAAGGATTGATGGGAGCCTAAGCATGAAATCAGAAGTGCCCAAGAGGCGCCAGAAGTGGAGAAAGACGATGTAGAGTACAGGATGAGGGCCACCGATTCCTCGCTGGATTACCGTCGATAAC includes:
- a CDS encoding glycosyltransferase family 39 protein encodes the protein MQPVTWRIETSPLMDPQPFDAQPRRSTVVSRAEAWFQRHTDLVALAVIALGLLYRVSIALPSFLNPDEASNVLVAASPTLSTVIQRGIGGPHPVLYIVFLHFWRLLGTSDFMLRLPSILAGTAALWFVFRWLSAVFNRTAGMAGVIMLAFAPTPVALLVEVRQYPFLLMFASAGLLLLELAFQRRSAKAMAFSGLCFILALASHASAVWLLIALGTYGILRLLSERQPVAVTAAWVAGQITIAVLAAYGYLVQFSAIRGSPADLYARENWLRGHYFRPGEDNLFIFTARQTVAFFRYLTGLPAAGVIGATMLPATAGLLFVLGCRGAGGRAQHRTFGLVVLLPFVVACIAAIGRAYPYGGSRHDAVLFLPVAACLGYISSLLTARRILPVLGASALLVPAWIATARPAPDRIHPTNQRRGLIRAAISRIRETVPPDRIIFVDLLSQYMLRHYLCRDAAVATPSPPDEFAEYVCDNFRLVASTRFYTFSEESFGDEFARMVRAYRLHPGDTVQVVSATWGTNIVDRLYRFHKVIYPAATVLGANIGMFKLPVGEEITTADLLHEQQIVGQEFATFLRAMARSPEPRPAAVLLPAELDNDSLRALGSAVAARVVSYREFYQSVRAGQPLVSYLPALALWYLRSSERHPEFMRYMDDWENYMSGGCRFTMLGVNNDSIAGVYLVELAGE